One segment of Mesoplodon densirostris isolate mMesDen1 chromosome 6, mMesDen1 primary haplotype, whole genome shotgun sequence DNA contains the following:
- the RMI1 gene encoding recQ-mediated genome instability protein 1, with protein MSIASIALRVETWLLATWHVKVPLMWLEACINWIQEENDNVNLSQAQMNKQVFEQWLLTDLRDLEHRLLPDGILEVPKGELNGFFALQINSLVDVSQPAYAQIQKLRGKNTTNDLITAETQVTPKPWEAKPSRMLMLQLTDGIVQIQGMEYQSIPALHSDLPPGTKILIYGNISFRLGVLLLKPENVKVLGGEVDALLEEYAQEKVLARLIGEPDPTVPVIPNNSNQSIPRITDVLHPALGPSDEELLASLDENDELAANNNTSLERSCFSTGSSSNTVPIRQSDFEPGLVISPRSKEKPQNQSMLFTDEELDDFSLEEALLLEEAVQKEQTEAKELQPLTLNRTTDESIERFSHRSNTLNNFSLICKNGNNNWNEKNLSEQITNEDKSFSCPSARDQNSSIVSVNHNVPLPHNFTNKDKNSETYHKIKQTSSSGGHSLNNKILNGELVNYVPKSCSHISNKNEHHLQTCSSRSSENTTNLSVTMALYSPPFIYLSVLMASKPKEVTTVKVKAFIVTLTGNLSSSGGIWSITAKISDGTAYLDVDFVDEILTGLIGFSVLEMKQLKKDPCKYQKFLEGLQKCQRDLIDLCCLMTISLNPSLSKATVLALQDVNVEHLENLKRRVKK; from the coding sequence atgagTATAGCTAGTATTGCATTAAGAGTTGAAACCTGGCTTTTAGCTACATGGCATGTTAAAGTGCCTTTAATGTGGCTGGAAGCTTGTATTAACtggatccaagaagaaaatgatAATGTTAATTTGAGTCAggcacaaatgaataaacaagtgtTTGAGCAATGGCTCCTTACTGATCTGAGAGATTTGGAGCATCGTCTTTTACCTGATGGCATTTTGGAAGTTCCAAAAGGAGAATTGAATGGATTTTTTGCTCTGCAGATTAACTCATTGGTTGATGTAAGTCAACCTGCGTATGCCCAGATACAAAAGTTGAGAGGAAAGAATACAACCAATGACCTAATTACAGCTGAAACACAAGTAACCCCAAAACCTTGGGAAGCAAAGCCTTCACGAATGTTGATGCTACAGCTTACTGATGGAATTGTACAAATACAGGGGATGGAATATCAGTCTATTCCAGCTCTTCATAGTGATCTTCCTCCAGGTACAAAAATTTTGATTTATGGAAACATTTCTTTCCGTCTTGGTGTTCTCTTATTGAAACCAGAAAATGTGAAGGTGTTGGGAGGAGAAGTAGATGCTCTTTTAGAGGAATATGCCCAAGAAAAAGTTCTTGCAAGATTAATTGGGGAACCTGATCCTACAGTTCCAGTCATACCAAATAATTCTAACCAAAGCATCCCCAGAATTACAGATGTTCTACATCCTGCGTTAGGACCTTCTGATGAAGAACTCTTGGCAAGTCTTGATGAAAACGATGAGCTTGCAGCAAATAATAACACCTCTTTGGAAAGAAGTTGTTTCAGCACAGGTAGTTCTTCAAATACTGTTCCCATCAGACAGTCAGATTTTGAACCAGGACTTGTTATTTCTCCAAGATCCAAGGAGAAACCACAAAACCAGTCTATgctttttactgatgaggaattAGATGACTTTTCATTGGAGGAGGCCTTGCTTTTAGAAGAAGCTGTCCAGAAGGAACAAACAGAGGCCAAAGAATTACAGCCACTGACTTTGAACAGAACTACAGATGAAAGTATAGAGAGATTTTCACATAGATCTAATActctgaataatttttctttgatttgcaaaaatggaaataataattggaatgaaaaaaatttatctgAGCAAATAACTAATGAAGACAAATCTTTTAGTTGTCCGTCTGCTAGAGACCAAAACAGTAGTATTGTTTCAGTTAATCATAATGTACCCCTACCCcataattttacaaataaagataaGAACTCAGAGACatatcataaaataaaacaaaccagcaGTTCAGGTGGACATtccttaaataataaaatattaaacggAGAGCTGGTCAATTATGTACCAAAAAGTTGTTCACacatttctaataaaaatgaGCACCACTTACAGACTTGTTCTTCAAGGTCATCAGAGAATACTACTAATCTTTCTGTCACCATGGCTTTATATTCTCCACCttttatctatttgtctgttctaaTGGCCAGCAAACCAAAGGAAGTTACAACAGTGAAAGTCAAAGCATTTATTGTAACCTTAACTGGAAATCTCTCAAGTTCTGGTGGCATTTGGAGTATAACAGCAAAAATTTCTGATGGTACTGCATATCTAGATGTAGACTTTGTAGATGAAATACTTACTGGTCTGATAGGGTTTTCAGTACTAGAAATGAAACAGTTAAAAAAGGATCCTTGTAAATACCAAAAGTTCCTGGAAGGTTTGCAGAAATGTCAGAGAGACCTAATAGATTTGTGCTGTCTAATGACTATTTCATTGAATCCCTCCTTGTCTAAGGCAACGGTACTGGCATTACAAGATGTTAATGTGGAACACCTTGAGAACCTAAAGAGGCGAGTAAAGAAATAA